DNA sequence from the Acipenser ruthenus chromosome 20, fAciRut3.2 maternal haplotype, whole genome shotgun sequence genome:
TAAAACCAGGCTCTCTCCACTGTATCTCCCAGCACAGGATACATGACCTCATCAATTGTGATTATTCAAATCAATGGTTAGAGCACATGAGGTCTAATATAAAATGCATCGTCTTTTTTTCGGTCATTTCTCAATATCTCTGAAATGCCAAAAAGCTTGCCTGGCTAAAtccctattttatttatttatttaaattgtgggTTTCTACCCATCACCACAGGATGAGCAGTAACCCTACACACTACGTTTTTTAAACGTTTAATTAGTGCAATCATTCAAGAGACCACAGTGCAAGAGAGGAACCTGGAGGTCAAGTGCCAGGAGGTATGTCATCATTTAGTTTCCTTTCCATTCTGAACATGACAGCATGTCTCCTTTTCCACAAggtcagtatttaaaaaaataaaaataaaaatactgaggTGACCAGCACAGTAGATTTTTTCTAATACTGCTTAAAAGTGTACAATTAAGTGCAAGAAACAGTTGGTTGAGAACAACATGCACTGTTTATGCAATGTTTTTaggtcagggttttttttttttttaaaagatctcACTGGAAGGGACGATGCTTTTAaccaaattaaaaacatatcCTAGGGCTTAACGGGCAATGCTGTTATCTCCCAAACTAAACCTTCAACCTTTTAACACATTAAATGTTTGGCAGATTTGTAGAAAACCTGACTGGATCttatctaaaaatatatatcatgcAGTTATTACAGCATTTGTATTGTACAGAATTAAGACCCACTCCTCAATCTAGTGATTTTTTGAAAGCATGGCTTTGTGTTGGACTGGGGTTTCTCTTTGCAGCCATAAACAATGTAATGGGTTCGCTAAGGACAAATCTTAGGTAAACGAGGGAAATAGAGGTAAACGAGGCACTTCTGCTTATTGGGAACGTCATACTATGAGATTTGGTTCAGTATCATTTTTTTAAGGTGGGCTGGGTTGTTTTAATTTTGAGTGGACCACGACAGTAATGGGTGAACAAAATGGGTGCATTCTGATATTCTTGAACAGTTTCATCCGTATAAAAATACCTTTACGCTTCTTTTTCTGTTTTGGCTGAAACACAGAAAGAAGTCTTGGGAAGGAATTTGTCTGAGGTTTGGTGTTACGGTAATGATGATAATGCAGTAAACCACAAAACTGCAACTGTGTTTCTTCTAATTCTTGTGCACCGTCTGTACATAAGATGCGACAAACCACCTGGTTGGAGCATCTCATTGAGATTACTCATAACCTCCATTTATCTCCGATTTCCATTCCTTGAATTGAGCAATCAGTTCATGAGAGCAGTCCTGCTGTACAGCTTGCTGTGCTGGCACCCCATGGTGGTCAGAACTTTGCCACACAGCTTGGGCACAGTGATGTCATCTTCAAATCAGGAAACAATGCTCTGCTACTGCTCAGAAGCAAACACTGAAAAGCAAACAGGTTTGAATTGCAGTGAATGAGATTTAAAACAATGGAAAACTGAAAGAACTGTACATGGGTGTGCACACAGATCCAGGACAATACAAGAACATGCTGCCGATATGCTAGTAGCTCTTCAACTGACTACTATTGTTTGCGCCCCTGAGAAAAGCGCTATTGAGGCCTGAATAAAGAGACTGTTCCTATATAGACTGGGCTGGGAAACTCAGTAGAGTACTTACTCCTCTCACGCAGCCCCTGCCCAAAGCTCCGATACAGCCGAGTCAAGGACCAGAAGAGGACGCCTTTGATCACCACGGAGATGATGGAGCCGGTAATTGCAGCAGCTTCCAGGGCGTACGACCCCCCTGCTCCCCATTCTTTTATAATCTAAACACAAGACCAGAGCCTGGCATCAGAACCTTGGGACAATGCACATGGAACTGGCACAAAAAGAAAGTTCCAATGGAATTCTGAATAATAAGGACATTCCTACAGGGTTAGAGGATGTGTATGTGGGGAACATTTCATAGAAGCTGTGCTTACctgatacagtaaaaaaatgaGATAGGCCAATTCTGGTAAGTTCTGGAGGACAAAAACCCAGACAAGAGGCTTCAATTCTTTTAAGACCTGGGaggaataaaatacatttatttcagtgtaAGCTTAATGGTTACACACCGTTATTTAATGAAACAGCTACCAGTGTGTGTAATGTTTGTGTGACTCATTGATTTAACTGACAGTGCACATATAACGAAAAGCAGGAGTACAAGCATGACAACCTGATTGTCTTTGATCAAAAACCTCCACACTGACTAATAATACCCTTAGACGTTTAAATACTTTTCAAACAATCCCTGGTTAGGAGTGGCAGGGTCTGCTGTGCTTACCGCTATCATCCCTACAGTGGATGTAAGGCACGCCCAGAAGATCCCAAAGCCCAGGATGATGCTGTGGGAAAAGGAGATGTGGTAGATGCCTGAGGTCAGCACCAAGATGCACAGGCAGATCTGAGGAGAGACAGGAGGCCGCGGTTCACTTAAAGATTCATTCAAACGGAATGCGAAAAAAGAACTGAACTTTGACACGTTTGTTTACCTGGGCCTGCAGGTCGAAGGTTACCATGGAGAAGCAGACATTGAGCAGGAAGTACTGCTCCTGCAGGCTCTCCAGAGCCCCGCCCACACGGAACGCCATCATGTTGGAGCTCCGGATGAGGAGCGTGCTGCAGATCACGTGGAACAGCCCGATGCACACGATGCACACGAACCGCACCTGCCAAGAGGAGGCAACCTTAACTACCACCTCTAAACACCCAGCCATTCCCACAATACCTCAATACACAGAGACTAAGGCACTGCATGTGTTTGTAATGCTTATTCAATTGGGATCAACGCTTCAGCAGTGTAGATTTTCCAGTTTACAATCATTGAGTTGGCCCTTAAATAATACCTCTTTTTTATATACTACAACAGGAATTCACAAACCCCCACCCCAACAAGCTTCAGTCTAAAGTGGTAGGTGAGTCGCTGCCCCTAGTGATTATTTGCTGCAACCACAGCAAAACTTTGCCAGTCAAATGAACAGTTTCCCCTGATATATCTGCCCTATACATTGGGCTGTTTCGCATGTTTGTCTTGAATCTACAGCATGCTGAGTGTACGATTCCGACAGCATGTCGGGGCGACCCACCAGAATGAGGCTGTCCTTTTCGGGAGCGGGGAGGACGGCGAAGTTAACAACCGAGCGCATCATCACCAGCACGACGCTCGCCACGAAGACGATGAGCTCCTGGCGGTTCTCCTGCAGAATCCCACGGGTCACATAGTAACAGCAGAACACTGCGGAGACACCAGCACACAGCAGCTGCTATTAAAGGACCTCAGCTTTATAAAGTGCTGTGTCCCCTTCTTGCAATCTGGCTTGAAATCAAGTATAGTAGGTGTTTAGCATGGGATCGTGGGAACtcatgagggagcactgtactaaACTTTATAATTCCTGCTAACTAATTCTACCACCGCTTATCCTTTGTGATGAAGTGCCTTCAGACAGCCAACTTTGTGCTACAGGCGTCTACAGAACACAACTTCAGGGTATGTTGTCCTTTTGCTGATTCGGATGAAGAGCTGATTTATGTTGCTACACCTTCAGAGACATTCAAACATGAAGGGGAACTAGACTAGCTAGTTAGGGGAAACGGATTGCACAATTTGAACACGAGCagctgagttaaaaaaaaaaaaaaaaaaaagcagaaatagCCCTATATTACAAAACCAACTATTTACTGTAAAAGAAAGTGAACAAAAGAGACTCTCCTTTTACTGACCACACCTTTATGTCTTGTGACACAGTGACCATCTCTCCAACGAATGACTAACATGACAGCCTGGTGCCTAAACTCCCCTTTAAAGTGCttttgtcctcatttgaggacaggctactttgtcattttttggagcatttgaAACTTAATTGTTTCTTGAACTATATTGTTATagtaattttgttaactgcaaaagtcaAGTCTAAAtggaatgtatcaaattacataaacacagcttgtgttctgatttttcaatgaaaaatgtatttggtacttaatgggttaaggaattctcctttttttaaaaaaaataatgatccaTCTCCCCATACACTGTGCTCTAAAATACCCATATCAAGTTCCATCACAATAAACCACTCTCTCTATATACTGTAGGTAAAAACGGTGAAGAAAATGAAATGCTGAAACTATAAAGACCTCAGAAGATTCATTCCCCTTGAAGAATGCATTGTACAATGGAAATGCACAGTGTGCTTAGGCGTGCCATCTGAATTAAAGAAATTGCACGGACTCACAGATTCCCACGAGCTGTACGAGGGAGATGGTAAAATCCTCGTGGTGAAGCGGATCCTGAATCTGCTTGTAAATGTTCACAGCAGTGACTGCCAGCACTGCTAGCAGAGAGACGATGGTCAGGCAGTAATACAGCTTCACCAGGCATGTCAGCTCCGACCAGGGCTTGATCTGAAACGAGacataatgttcaataaaaccgCCGGTAGTGGTTtcagaagggatgcaaatttagctGGTCCACAGTTAACATCACAGACGGATCACAGGCACATTAAAAGGCCATTGAAACCTGTAAGGGCACATGTTAGGCATGCAAATATATCTGCACAACTAGCAGTCTTGTTTATGGTATGTtttgtcaaaaataaaatatgtgggAGAGACAGGtaatatataaaagaatacagaatcacctaaCAAACATAAggaatacaaaattaaatcaaccaatatttcaacattttacaataaataaacataaatgacctcaaatatgtagttttataggaaataaaatgagaatgtacaatatagaaaaataaaggaaaataaatggccAAATAGACTGAATACCTGGTTTATATAGAAAGAAATAGTAGAttattacatcattaactatgtaataaattacatcacaagcacattaataatttaaatagaAATGAGTGTAGTTAAATTATTAAGAAAATGATTCATttggcagacgcttttatccaaagccttacagagacttggggggggAACTATGCAtcaaaactgctgctgcagagtcacttacaataagacctCGGTTTTaggtctcatctgaaggatggagctcaaggaggttaagtgacttgctcagggtcacacacagtgagtcggggggcgggggggcaagCGATACCTCAGCCCAGTCTCTCCGAGTAAGTGTAGTTTAATAGTGTACTGTTACTAAACGCAAACGAGAACAAGGTGACAAATGCATAGGTCTGGTTGAGTGCCCTCAAGCGTTATTGATACTTACTGGACCGCAGGGAGTGGGAATCAGCTCCCGGTGCCTTGGTCTCAGGTTGGGGTTAGGCAAGTCAGCGCTGTCGCTATATCGGTGGATGAGTAGTGGActgaaaacagaatttaaaaatgtaaaaatgaaccgCTACTGTACGTTATGCCGACGCACTAGAACAAGCAAAAAACTTAAACGCGGATTCAAAAACATTACAGATCCGAGCGTTTCCTCGCCTgccctatattattatttatactcACCTGATCGTATCAAGTAAACTATTGAACGTATATattgaaagtaaaaaataaatattccataTGCAATTATTTTCTTAAGACGCTAAACTGATGAAAGCGAGGACGTAGTGCTATTTCGGTGCAAAACATTTTTGATACCCACCTGCGTTCATCCATTTTCAAGCGTTTTCATATAGAAATTCTtcgtgcatttttttttaaattaatacagtaaaacaaatcgcTGCGGTAATTTGTACAATCATATGTTTGTATTCAGACAGCTTCCGGTTTTGTGAGTTTTTGGTATGTGATCACGGGAGGGTCATAAGAGATCTGATGACGTTTTGTTAGACGGCTGCTTTCATGAAAAGGGCTTAACCGCGCCACTCAGTGGAGCTTTTTAGCATTGCAACTCACTTTTTATCACTTATCAGCGTTAAGGTCCTGACACGAGCAATGTTGTATgctaatttaatttagttttaagttattattggtggagagaaaaaaaaaaagaagccttAAAGCTAATTCTCCATTGTGTCTGGAATGAAATATATCTGATGTATGAAATGTACAATAAGTGCCTGACAGCTGGTCTAATCtctgaacaataaataatgtttgagtctctatctctgtctcttgGTTCCAGGTAAAGGGCGTTCGCCGAGGGTCTGGGGCAAAATAAAATATTGCCTATACGTACGTTCAATTTCTATAACATTAACTACTCGGCTGTTATCTACACTGTGGTAACGTGTGTAGTAGGGCTTGACTCGGGTatcatgttttaatttgtttACTCGATAAACAAAGGGCTGTGTGTTTGAGGTTTAGCTGGAGATCTGGGCGTATCTGAAAAAAGGttgaaaagaaacacaacaccaaacacacgaTAACAGAGAACACCAGATTTAACAGTTATTATCCGCAGTACTGCCCTGCTTCTGTTACTAAATTAAAAGGGAGGGGTGATGGTTGTCCATCCGATGGGAAACTCTGTGTGCGTTTCTGCTTGTCCGGGTGCTTTGTTGGCACTGTGTACTTGTGTTGCTCCGGCGAATGGACCGTCTTGTAATTGGTAAGCATCTGTTTCTGTTTGACCCGTTTCAATTTCATTGTGCGGTTAGTTTTATACCAATACCGTataaagtaagtaaataaatacgaTACTGGTGCCGGGAGgagttttttatttagtttgctaACTGTAAACAATGCAATATGATAAGACCCGTTAAAAGTCGATGTGTCAAAGTGCATCGGTTAGCATCGAAAAGAACAGCCAAGCATTTAAGTTACTGCGCTAAAACGTTTTCACTCTTCAAGTAGCTACAGTCTAGCAGTagtatcagggatggaaataagactcccactgcatagcagagtgatccattcctggttttacggtgagtttaataagacacacctgaacttgttacctatacactggggctaatcaggcaCATAATAggacctggaatgggtgaaactgctatgcaataggagtcttatttccacccctgcagtacagtacattagTTTTGGTTATTGTTTTGGAAGTTATTGTGACTGTACAAAAATTGCTAGTTCAGACATGGTTTGTTTTTCGTAGGTCAGTCCTCGCAGTCAGTTGTTGATTCTAGGTTCAATGTGCACAGCCTTTCTGCATTCCGAGATTTTTATCTTGCAAGTACGCAAACTACTGTAATGCAATCGCCCTGCTTTTTTACATATGGTGACATAGCACGttctgtttatattttattgcGCCATCGAAGGCTAGAACGATTACTATAAATCATGTATGAATGAACAACACTGCAGTGCATAGTATTTTGCCCTTAGGGAAGGATGCGCTTGCACTGTTCGATTACTTCAAGTGAACGAGTAACCGGTGTAGTCTGCGTAAAGGTGTTAATACAAGTTTGTCCTGTTAGTGGTGAGGGATGGTGCTGTAGGGCTAAGCAACATGTTGCTCAAGTGAAGCTGGTCTATGTCGTGCATTGTCATTTGTAGGTATTACGCTTTAATGCATTTCATGCAACTGTTGAAATAGAAATATTGTGATAACACGTGTCTTGTGAGTGGACTTAATTAAATGAATTCGGAATTATGTTTTGTGATCGAATCAAATTATAATTGTTCTTGATTGCTTAATAAAGTGAAGTGCATGGCCGAAGTTTATCACTttacaatacaattttaaaagttCTTGAATAAAACTGCTTTAACAAATGGTTTAAAGCTGGCAGAAAGGCGCTTCTGAAACTGCCACGTTTACTCAGTAAGGACAGTATGGTATCAGACTCCTGCAGACTGGACCCAGATGTGGAGAGAAGGCAACAGAAACTGTGCTGCTTCAGCTCTGTCTCTGACTGTCTGatttagaaaacaaaaaggctacactccaaaaaaatgtgttattgctGTAAATGAGTGAAGGACCCAGAGGAACAAGTGAATACTATTGCCAATAAAGATCTGCATGTGCTGGAAAATCTATCGGTGCCATAATGTAATCTGCACTTAACTATAGTTATTCTGTACTGATTTCGACATAACAGTATATATTACTCTGTGAAAGGTCACTGTTACTTTAAACAATGCTTCTGTATTGGCTTAAGTAGTCTTCTGCTGTAATAAAAGCTATACCTCAAAAGTAGTTGTAACAGCAGCAGCTTGTGTAGCTTTTCAGTTGCACATAATCAACTATGAAATTCTGTGCCGAGTCTCTGTGTGAGTTTTCAGTTAACCTCCAGCATTAGTGTGATAACTGACGACTCCCTGAGATTTTTGGATTTGAGTAATGATGACCAGTATACATTTGAAGAAACTGCTTTCAGGTTTTACTGCAGAGGATTCTCAAAAGCAACAGACGTGACAGATTTTAAAGGGCGGTGTTTGCATGTTGTATTTGTTCTAAGCAAACTAGCTCTTTAGGCAAGCAAATCATGCCTTAGTAGCAGATGGTAGTACAAAAACCATGGTGCTATCTTTTAAATCAAATTAATGATGATATCTTTGTCTTTGTGTAACTAAAGTCTTTTCTTGTGTTCCTGAGCTAGCCTTCTGATGCCCTGACGTGACAGTGGAGTAATGCTAAAGGGATCAGTGGGACCATCACAAAGAAGAGCCCAAGGGATTTTGAAAATGGAGCACCGCCATTGATTCCAGAGCCTGCAGCATCTCCATGCTGGTGTGACCCATCAAGCTCCTCAAGCCTCCACACTCGGCGATCATGGCACAGGAAGGCAAGCCCAGAGAACGGTCTCCATGGCGCTTCTTCTCTCTGTTCGGGAGCCGGCCGGAGCGAGTGGTGCTCGCACGCAGCGACAGCTCCCCGGAGGAGAGCGTGCTGAAGATCACTATCACTGAGACCACCGTCATCGAATCGAACTCGGGCGTGTGGAACTCCCGCGCCCTCTCCTACCTGGGTCTCTGGTACTTCTTCAGCTTCTGCACGCTGTTCCTCAACAAGTACATTCTGTCGCTTCTGGAGGGAGAGCCCGGCATGTTGGGTAAGCCTTTGGATTTGTTTTGATTCATGTAGGACACTCTGTTTGGTGGGCTTGCCCGGCACGTTCCTATCAACGCGGTGCTGTGTTCCCCCAGGCGCTGTTCAGATGCTCTCCACCTCCATCATTGGCTTCATGAAGATGTACGTCCCGTGCTGCCTGTATCAACACAAAGCTCGCACTGAGTACCCACCCAACTTCATTATGATCATGCTCTTTGTGGGATTAATGAGGTAAGATGATAACAAAAcaggatgtttctttttttagttgtGATGGTTTTGATTAATTCAGGGTGAAGGCAGTTAGAGAGAATTACCTGCTGTTATATTTCAATGCCATCGCAGGGGAGAGTACAGGTAATAAGTGGGGAATCAATCAGTAagtgttcattt
Encoded proteins:
- the LOC117963767 gene encoding uncharacterized protein LOC117963767 — protein: MDERSPLLIHRYSDSADLPNPNLRPRHRELIPTPCGPIKPWSELTCLVKLYYCLTIVSLLAVLAVTAVNIYKQIQDPLHHEDFTISLVQLVGILFCCYYVTRGILQENRQELIVFVASVVLVMMRSVVNFAVLPAPEKDSLILVRFVCIVCIGLFHVICSTLLIRSSNMMAFRVGGALESLQEQYFLLNVCFSMVTFDLQAQICLCILVLTSGIYHISFSHSIILGFGIFWACLTSTVGMIAVLKELKPLVWVFVLQNLPELAYLIFLLYQIIKEWGAGGSYALEAAAITGSIISVVIKGVLFWSLTRLYRSFGQGLRERMFASEQ